From one Asterias amurensis chromosome 14, ASM3211899v1 genomic stretch:
- the LOC139947158 gene encoding uncharacterized protein yields MFLVNLVPLLLVVGVLTQSGVDATEHLEEDQSDLREAVESLFDEFISASLSGNTDAVVSLHDKDAKILVDGFPPATGLDEIRTLVELLPERAAKKKWTVKEVWPMDKDENYVYTMFYFENFNKSGEKYLDGTSLTVLKKDEDQYKFYLVMFNTHNQAT; encoded by the exons ATGTTTCTCGTCAACCTCGTACCCCTGCTGCTGGTGGTTGGTGTGTTAACTCAATCTGGGGTTGATGCAACTGAACATCTTGAGGAAGACCAGAGTGATCTTCGAG AAGCTGTTGAGTCCCTGTTCGATGAGTTTATTAGCGCAAGCCTCAGCGGTAACACGGATGCAGTGGTGAGCCTACACGACAAAGATGCCAAAATATTGGTCGATGGCTTTCCTCCGGCTACTGGACTTGACG AGATACGGACTCTGGTGGAGCTCCTACCCGAAAGAGCCGCTAAAAAGAAGTGGACCGTAAAAGAGGTGTGGCCGATGGATAAAGACGAGAACTATGTATACACCATGTTTTACTTCGAAAATTTCAATAAGTCGGGAGAAAAATACCTTGATGGGAC TTCATTGACCGTCCTCAAGAAGGATGAAGACCAGTACAAGTTTTACTTAGTGATGTTCAACACTCATAACCAAGCAACTTAA
- the LOC139947155 gene encoding monocarboxylate transporter 13-like isoform X1, with product MTVTRKHNSAHLSQVDRGWAWAVLLGVHVCNIFGYGYLTTLGLFFTEWKEYFDESATATSLLLSLPWMVASPFCFFIGVIASRFGIRRVAMTGALINGSATILGSLTKDMWQLYLCNALSGVGVVMMLSSGMIVISQYFKTRFAIANGIAVAGVNVGQIMFTPLFRFLIDTYGWRGTMFITGALQMNCVAASALFRPLKTNNSNGRKPNNSMSINMHVLGDDTVINDSHKKQKSNVALKVFTNVKAMLLILATCVFSIGLLTNLAHLPARCKEGGWSNDQSGMLLLSFAITAMITRPTHGWFVDNNYIGCFKLQLIVLISASLVTFTNPVSNNYIFLIGYSAVLGALLGIGCPLLIVNMKSLVSGPTTPAALSLIWATVFLFNGVGSVVAGKLYDATGNYVVPFLTAGAMFLAAFLLVALITAMKRRQDLRKLQLRNNVQCQSALSSNNVSN from the exons ATGACAGTAACACGGAAACATAATTCCGCTCACCTTAGCCAGGTCGATCGCGGCTGGGCTTGGGCCGTCTTGCTCGGTGTTCACGTCTGTAACATTTTCGGTTACGGATATTTGACCACCTTGGGTTTATTCTTCACAGAATGGAAGGAGTATTTCGATGAATCTGCCACTGCAACGAGTTTGCTTCTTAGTCTGCCCTGGATGGTTGCGAGTCCGTTCT GTTTCTTCATCGGTGTTATTGCATCTCGTTTTGGCATCAGACGAGTCGCTATGACTGGGGCTTTAATCAACGGGTCAGCAACTATACTCGGCTCGCTTACTAAAGACATGTGGCAGTTGTACTTGTGTAACGCCTTGTCTG GTGTAGGCGTGGTCATGATGCTGTCGTCCGGAATGATCGTCATCTCCCAGTACTTTAAGACAAGATTTGCAATCGCAAATGGAATAGCAGTAGCCGGTGTCAACGTCGGTCAAATAATGTTCACCCCATTGTTCCGTTTCCTCATTGATACATACGGATGGAGGGGAACCATGTTCATCACTGGTGCCCTGCAGATGAACTGTGTCGCTGCTAGCGCCCTCTTTCGTCCGCTCAAGACAAATAATTCGAACGGAAGAAAACCCAACAATAGTATGAGCATTAATATGCATGTGCTAGGTGATGATACAGTAATCAATGACTCCCATAAGAAACAAAAGTCTAATGTTGCCCTTAAGGTTTTCACTAATGTTAAAGCCATGTTGCTTATCCTAGCCACATGTGTGTTCTCAATTGGTTTACTGACAAATCTAGCTCATCTCCCCGCCAGATGTAAAGAAGGAGGTTGGTCGAACGACCAAAGCGGTATGCTACTCTTATCCTTCGCAATCACAGCCATGATAACTAGACCTACCCATGGTTGGTTTGTTGACAATAACTACATAGGCTGCTTCAAACTACAACTCATCGTACTCATTAGTGCTTCATTAGTTACATTCACGAACCCTGTGTCCAACAACTATATATTCTTAATTGGGTATTCGGCTGTCTTGGGCGCCCTACTTGGAATCGGATGTCCGCTGTTGATTGTTAATATGAAGAGTCTAGTGAGTGGACCTACCACGCCAGCGGCTTTGAGTTTAATTTGGGCAACGGTGTTTCTCTTCAACGGAGTTGGGTCGGTTGTTGCAG GTAAGCTTTACGATGCTACGGGAAACTATGTTGTCCCATTCCTGACAGCGGGCGCTATGTTCCTGGCGGCTTTCCTTCTGGTCGCTCTAATCACTGCAATGAAACGTCGACAAGATTTACGTAAACTGCAGCTACGCAATAATGTGCAATGTCAAAGTGCTCTTTCAAGTAATAATGTATCAAATTAG
- the LOC139947444 gene encoding N-alpha-acetyltransferase 80-like, translating to MTCIQTVMSEISCLHSRPDLIASCSSLLLSVWPFTKTERLQLLENENCTGFPCSLVLIDQKENQPDSVIGHIRLAPCLEPLESVYLEAFCIDPSRTGRGLGVKMMKHAEEYAYSALGLKQAFLWSATSMRGYYSKLMYQEYTKFGITTVGGNILGQYNGATTWRGNVPPTGWESAYEECYREDMKDYLIMTKYLKKN from the coding sequence ATGACGTGTATCCAAACAGTAATGTCGGAAATAAGTTGTCTACATTCTCGACCGGACTTAATCGCCTCGTGCTCGAGCCTTCTGCTAAGTGTCTGGCCTTTTACGAAGACTGAGAGACTGCAGCTTTTGGAGAATGAGAACTGTACCGGGTTCCCGTGTTCGTTGGTTCTCATTGACCAGAAAGAGAACCAACCCGATTCTGTTATAGGACATATTCGATTAGCCCCATGCCTCGAGCCATTGGAGAGCGTCTACTTAGAAGCATTTTGCATTGATCCATCTCGAACCGGCAGAGGTCTAGGCGTTAAGATGATGAAACACGCCGAAGAATACGCATATTCTGCCCTCGGATTGAAGCAAGCTTTTCTGTGGAGCGCTACTAGCATGAGGGGATATTACAGCAAGTTGATGTACCAGGAGTACACCAAGTTCGGCATCACAACAGTCGGTGGAAATATACTCGGTCAATACAACGGAGCGACCACGTGGCGGGGAAACGTTCCTCCAACTGGCTGGGAGTCGGCGTACGAAGAATGCTACCGCGAAGACATGAAGGACTATCTAATTATGACGAAATACCTAAAGAAAAACTGA
- the LOC139947156 gene encoding uncharacterized protein, with protein MMVEKKRKKKKNAITSDDVLPITEPIMCLSNCSNSIIQVILPSSESQHVKKKTDEIPTDEVPHSINIETLSMSNCLKCAVQIGSFIGNEYNVNNTSLMKFDLSGDSSMKTTTNRRFKFLLMSSWNRDHVRCWIMNINLPSYVANQFYQEHVDGLMLKIYKKKHLKRDFHLYTSNWRLILYLRKKWLKIEKVPQITSLYSRPENISVPASFTYDMVIANDNIKDIILHLNSKLRSFQDSFTEFNISELNYLHRGDLRVTSKNFESEFVEILNTGKNNLIVGFINVTQCTLCDNLIVQLSEMLRKVKETDLKSFILGKFNLHNSSRKLLLYEKNIIGALTDNLFFRLRTESVFIGTSILFDEVITNDTRVFSYDDGS; from the exons ATGATGGTGGAAAAGAaacggaagaagaagaagaatgctATTACATCAGATGATGTATTACCTATAACTGAACCAATTATGTGTCTATCGAATTGTTCGAATTCTATTATCCAAGTTATTCTACCAAGCAGTGAATCACAGCACG tgaaaaagaaaacagatgAAATACCAACAGATGAAGTACCACACAGTATCAATATTGAAACGTTGAGCATGTCCAATTGTCTAAAATGTGCAGTTCAAATTGGTTCATTTATCGGCAATGAATATAATG TTAACAATACAAGCTTAATGAAGTTCGATCTATCTGGTGATTCAAgtatgaaaacaacaacaaacagacGTT TCAAGTTTTTACTGATGTCAAGCTGGAACAGAGACCACGTTCGATGCTGGATCATGAATATTAATCTACCAAGTTATGTAGCAAATCAATTTTACCAAGAACATGTCGATGGTCTTATGTTAAAGATATACAAGAAAAAGCATTTAAAAAGGGATTTCCATTTGTACACGTCAAATTGGCGTCTTATTTTATATCTGAGAAAAAAATGGTTGAAAATAGAAAAAGTTCCTCAAATAACAAGTTTGTATTCTCGTCCAGAAAACATTTCGGTACCTGCGTCTTTTACTTATGACATGGTTATAGCTAATGACAATATCAAAGACATAATATTACATTTAAACTCAAAGTTGAGGTCATTTCAAGATTCATTTACGGAATTTAATATTTCAGAATTAAACTATTTGCATCGCGGTGATTTACGTGTTACGTCAAAAAACTTTGAATCAGAATTTGTTGAAATATTGAACACGGGAAAAAACAACTTAATAGTCGGCTTTATAAATGTAACACAGTGTACTTTATGTGACAACTTGATAGTACAATTGAGTGAAATGTTGAGAAAAGTTAAAGAAACTGATCTAAAGAGTTTTATACTTGGAAAATTCAATTTGCATAACAGTTCGAGAAAGTTGCTtctttatgaaaaaaatatcataggTGCTCTGacagataatttgtttttccgACTTAGAACTGAAAGTGTGTTCATAGGAACCTCAATTCTATTTGATGAAGTTATAACAAATGACACGCGTGTGTTTAGTTACGATGATGGAAGTTAA
- the LOC139947155 gene encoding monocarboxylate transporter 1-like isoform X2 yields MTVTRKHNSAHLSQVDRGWAWAVLLGVHVCNIFGYGYLTTLGLFFTEWKEYFDESATATSLLLSLPWMVASPFCFFIGVIASRFGIRRVAMTGALINGSATILGSLTKDMWQLYLCNALSGVGVVMMLSSGMIVISQYFKTRFAIANGIAVAGVNVGQIMFTPLFRFLIDTYGWRGTMFITGALQMNCVAASALFRPLKTNNSNGRKPNNSMSINMHVLGDDTVINDSHKKQKSNVALKVFTNVKAMLLILATCVFSIGLLTNLAHLPARCKEGGWSNDQSGMLLLSFAITAMITRPTHGWFVDNNYIGCFKLQLIVLISASLVTFTNPVSNNYIFLIGYSAVLGALLGIGCPLLIVNMKSLVSGPTTPAALSLIWATVFLFNGVGSVVADA; encoded by the exons ATGACAGTAACACGGAAACATAATTCCGCTCACCTTAGCCAGGTCGATCGCGGCTGGGCTTGGGCCGTCTTGCTCGGTGTTCACGTCTGTAACATTTTCGGTTACGGATATTTGACCACCTTGGGTTTATTCTTCACAGAATGGAAGGAGTATTTCGATGAATCTGCCACTGCAACGAGTTTGCTTCTTAGTCTGCCCTGGATGGTTGCGAGTCCGTTCT GTTTCTTCATCGGTGTTATTGCATCTCGTTTTGGCATCAGACGAGTCGCTATGACTGGGGCTTTAATCAACGGGTCAGCAACTATACTCGGCTCGCTTACTAAAGACATGTGGCAGTTGTACTTGTGTAACGCCTTGTCTG GTGTAGGCGTGGTCATGATGCTGTCGTCCGGAATGATCGTCATCTCCCAGTACTTTAAGACAAGATTTGCAATCGCAAATGGAATAGCAGTAGCCGGTGTCAACGTCGGTCAAATAATGTTCACCCCATTGTTCCGTTTCCTCATTGATACATACGGATGGAGGGGAACCATGTTCATCACTGGTGCCCTGCAGATGAACTGTGTCGCTGCTAGCGCCCTCTTTCGTCCGCTCAAGACAAATAATTCGAACGGAAGAAAACCCAACAATAGTATGAGCATTAATATGCATGTGCTAGGTGATGATACAGTAATCAATGACTCCCATAAGAAACAAAAGTCTAATGTTGCCCTTAAGGTTTTCACTAATGTTAAAGCCATGTTGCTTATCCTAGCCACATGTGTGTTCTCAATTGGTTTACTGACAAATCTAGCTCATCTCCCCGCCAGATGTAAAGAAGGAGGTTGGTCGAACGACCAAAGCGGTATGCTACTCTTATCCTTCGCAATCACAGCCATGATAACTAGACCTACCCATGGTTGGTTTGTTGACAATAACTACATAGGCTGCTTCAAACTACAACTCATCGTACTCATTAGTGCTTCATTAGTTACATTCACGAACCCTGTGTCCAACAACTATATATTCTTAATTGGGTATTCGGCTGTCTTGGGCGCCCTACTTGGAATCGGATGTCCGCTGTTGATTGTTAATATGAAGAGTCTAGTGAGTGGACCTACCACGCCAGCGGCTTTGAGTTTAATTTGGGCAACGGTGTTTCTCTTCAACGGAGTTGGGTCGGTTGTTGCAG atgcataa
- the LOC139947251 gene encoding N-alpha-acetyltransferase 80-like: MTCIQTVMSEISCLHSRPDLIASCSSLLLSVWPYTKTERLQLLENENCTGFPCSLVLIDQKENQPDFVIGHIRLAPCIEPPESVYLEAFCIDPSRTGRGLGSKLLKHAEEYAVSVLGLKQAIVWCETSLMGYYSKQSSYQKHLEVDIQTVGGNILGEWPEATTWPGNVPPTGWECEFEEGRVATEDDLKDFIVMSKYLGKN; this comes from the coding sequence ATGACGTGTATCCAAACAGTAATGTCGGAAATAAGTTGTCTTCATTCTCGACCGGACTTAATCGCCTCGTGCTCGAGCCTTCTGCTAAGTGTCTGGCCCTATACGAAGACTGAAAGACTGCAGCTTTTGGAGAATGAGAACTGCACGGGGTTCCCGTGTTCGTTGGTTCTCATTGACCAGAAAGAGAACCAACCCGATTTTGTTATAGGACACATTCGATTAGCCCCATGCATCGAACCACCAGAGAGCGTCTACTTAGAAGCATTTTGCATTGATCCATCTCGAACCGGTAGAGGTCTGGGTAGTAAGTTACTGAAACACGCCGAAGAATACGCAGTTTCAGTCCTCGGGTTGAAGCAAGCTATCGTGTGGTGCGAGACTAGCTTGATGGGTTATTACAGCAAGCAGTCGTCGTACCAGAAACACCTCGAGGTCGACATCCAAACAGTCGGTGGAAATATACTCGGTGAATGGCCCGAAGCGACCACCTGGCCAGGAAACGTTCCGCCAACTGGATGGGAGTGTGAATTCGAAGAAGGCCGTGTAGCCACTGAAGACGACTTGAAGGATTTTATAGTCATGAGCAAATACCTCGGGAAAAACTAA